GCCGCCACCCTCTCTATCTCTCCCTTCTTAGCGATGGCGTAGCTATTGACATCGCCCCGCGCGGCCATGATCAGCTCCTCGGCGAGGGCGTGCTCTATCCTCCTGTTCTTGCCGCGCTTGGAGTTTATAGCGCCCTGACAGATGTGCTTGAGCGCGATGTTCACCCTTCTGTAGGAGGAGGTGTCCACGGCCTTCGGAACCGATATCCCGCCGTACTTCAGCCGCGTAACCTCTTCGCGTGGCGAGCCGTTGACCACGGCGTCCACAAGGACCTGTATCGGGTTCTGCTTCGTCCTCTCCTCGATTATCCTAAAGGCTTCCTTGACCATTCTTGTGGTCCGGGCCTTCTCGCCCGTGGCGTGCTCCGTCCTCATCATACCGTTGATGAGCCTCTCGACGATGTTGACTTTCGCCTTTGAGAATGGGCGGTTGGCGTGCCTGGCGCTCGTGTGGGGGACTGCGATGGGGCTGATGTTGATGTACTTCTTCAGAGCGGGGTCCCGGACGACGACGCCGTCGAAGGAGTAGCGTCCAAAGAGCAGCGGGAGGTTGAACTTTCTCTCCGGCACTGGAGGCTGCTCGGGCGGTGGGGAGACCTCCTGAGCGGCCGGGGCCTCCTGCGCGGGAGGAGCGGGGGTCGTGGGCTGGGGTGGAGCTGACGTGGCCGGGGGCTGGGTGGCGGGCGGTGGAACAGAAGCTGGGGGCGCCTGAGATTTCTGGTTGGCCCTTTGCTCCTCATCGCCCTGTGGCTTCTGCGGAGTTGTGCTCTCGGGCACCCCAGCGCTTTCGGTCTTCTGGCCCTCCTCCAACCCCCTCACCTCACCGGTTTCTCCTTCTTGCCCCGCACGAGCTGGTCGAGCGAGACTCCGTTGACCTGAATCACCTTGTACCTCACCCCGGGTATGTCGCCGTAGGAGCGGCCCATCCTTCCTCCGATGCCCTCGACCAACACCTCGTCGTGCTCGTCGATGTAGTTGATGGCCCCGTCGCCCACGGCGAAGGCCGTTATCTGCCTCCCGTTCTTTATGAGCTGGACCTTGACGCACTTCCGAATCGCGGAGTTGGGCTGCTTCGCCTCTATGCCGACCTTCTCCAGGACAATGCCCCGGGCCTGCGGCGTTCCCTCGAGAGGGTCGGAGCGCTCCTTCAGACGTAGCATCCGCTTCTTGTAGTACCTATCGCTCCACCGGAACTTCTTCCGGTTCTCGATGAGTTTCCGGGCGGTGTAGAGGCCCGTCGGCATGGGTTCACCTTTGTTTTTTTTCTCTCCAGGGGGACCCTAAATGGTATACCCTATATAAAGATTGAGGGCGGGACTGGTGTGGGCCTCTCTCACCGCCGGCCGCCCCTCTCCTCCACCGGCACCACCTCCGCGTCCGACATCTCGATGGTCTCGGGGTCCTCCTTCCTGGCGTACTCGGAGAGGATGCTATCCCCCGGGTTTTTTCATCGTCAACGAGCCATCTGCGTCCTTGTTACGAATATAATTATGGATAACGATATAGGCCCCGCCGGCCAGGAGGAGCGCCAGAGCGACCCAGACCAGCCAGGGAGCTCCGCCAACAACGGTGACAACGTCCCTGCCGGGCGGCTCGGGCCCGGGGCCACCCTTCAGGGTCCTGAAGGTCATGTCTCCGCTCGGAGGTGCCCAGTTCCCTGTGGCATCCCTGGACAATACCCTGAAGTGGTAGGTCGTCCCGGGCAGGAGGCCCACTAACTGGACAGAGTGATTGAAGACCAGCACGCCTGAACTCTGCGAGCGGCCGTAGTGGATGTCCGGACCAAACTCTACCAGGCTGTCCGAGGGCTCGTCGGTCGTCCAGCGGATGATGGCGGTCGTGTCGGTAATATCCACCACGACGATGTCCGTGATTACGGGCGGCGTCGTGTCTGGCACGGCGCCTGTGACGAATATGAATTCGGGACTGATCGAAGGTCCATTGCCCCAGATATCGGTCGACAGCACTCTGAAGTAGTACTGGGTGGAGGGGGAGAGGCCGCGGAGCACAAGGCTGTGGAAAAAAGTATGGGATGGGTCGCTCGCCCTCAGGCCGTGGATGGTGGAGTTGCCGAACTCAACCTCGCTGTCGGCGAGTTCATCTGTGTACCAGGTCACGACCACTCTGTCCATGGAGACGCCTGCAACCTGCACCCGGCTTATCACGGGTGGGGTGATATCGGGTGCCGCGGGCATCCTCCTGGTTCTGAAGCTGATCTCGGGACCTGTGGCAACGTTACCGCTGGCGTCGCTCGAGCGAACGCGTACATGATATATCGTATCGGGCCGGAGGCCCAGCAGCAGGAGGCTGTGGCGCAGGACGAGGGCACCGTCAGCCGTGGTCATGCCGTATGAGCCCGCCGGACCGAACTCGACGAAGCTGTCCGAGGGCTCGTCGGTCTCCCACACGACCACCGCGGATACATCGGCGACGCTTTCGATGCTGATTCCAGAAATAACCGGAGGGGTAGTGTCGGGAACTTCGGCGGTGGTGAAGCTCATATCCTCACTGGATGAGGGCCCGTTGCCGGTGGCGTCCCTTGACATTACGCGAAAATGATACGTCGTCGCGGGCAGGAGTCCGGACAGCCTGATCTCGTGCAGACGGACCAGTCTGCCATCCCTGACGCTCAGCCCGTAGGCGGCCGTGGTTCCGTACTCCACCAGGCTGTCGGCTGGCTCGTCGGTCTCCCAGGAGACCACGGCCATCCTGTCGGTGATGACGCTGACCCTGACGCTGGATATAATCGGTGGGGCTGTGTCGGGCGCCGAGAGAGTTCTGAAAGTATAGTCCCCGCTCCTCGCGGGTCCGTTCCCGCTCGGATCTCGCGACTCGACCCTGAAGTGATAGACCGTTGACGGCGAGAGCTCCCGGAGCACGATACTGTGCTTCAGAACGAAATTACTCTCCGAAACACTGAGGCCGTAGGAGGTGGTCAAACCGTAGTGCACGGTGCTGTCGGCGGGCTCGTTGGTGACCCAGCTTATAACGGCCAGCCTGTCAGTGACGCCGGACACGCTGACGCGGGTGATGAACGGCGCTATCGTATCAAGACCGGCCGCAGTGATGAAAATATAGTCCCCAGAGTAGCTCGCGGGATTTCCCGCCCTGTCCCTGGAGGAAACCCTGAAGTGATAGGTTGTGCTCGGGCTCAGTCCCTTCAGCGTGAGCGAGTGGGCAGTGGCAAAGACCTCATCCTTCAAAGACGAGCCGTAGGAACCCGTCAGGCCCCACTCCACGCCGCTGTCCGCCTCCTCGCTCGTCTCCCAGATGACTGTGGCCGATGTGTCGGTTATGCCGACGACCTGCACATTCGATATCAGCGGGGGAATCGTGTCAAGCACGATGGTATCTGTGGCCGGTCCGGCGATGTTCCCCGCCCTGTCCCTGACCCTGAAATAAATCGTCTTGAGACCGTCCCCGGCGGGGAGGGTGTGGACCTTCGTCTCAGTGAACTCCTCCCACTCGCTCCACCCCGTCCCGTCGTCGCTTAGCTGCATGGCATAGACCCCGGAGGCGGGCTCTGGGTCGTCGGCTTCGAGCGTCAGGGTAACAGACCGTGAGGTGGTGTATGCGGCGCCATTGTTAATCACGACGCTGAGCCGGCCCGGTTCAACCCTGTCCAGAAAAATCGTGTCGTTGAG
This is a stretch of genomic DNA from Thermoplasmata archaeon. It encodes these proteins:
- a CDS encoding 30S ribosomal protein S12; translation: MPTGLYTARKLIENRKKFRWSDRYYKKRMLRLKERSDPLEGTPQARGIVLEKVGIEAKQPNSAIRKCVKVQLIKNGRQITAFAVGDGAINYIDEHDEVLVEGIGGRMGRSYGDIPGVRYKVIQVNGVSLDQLVRGKKEKPVR
- a CDS encoding fibronectin type III domain-containing protein — translated: MNSIALASFYNDSINGIYGACADGHAYEFINDLSPPRNPVVTSDTHPVPGEWYARNVVHVMWADRGSDRSGIDGYSYVWDTNATTVPPALKSCEETVHDASSPVLPDGESYYFHIRARDNALNWNTTATHFGPIRIDTVPPDRLNIVINGGAPYTSSAEVELTLGARDPMPGSGLWRMAFSNDGIIYSNWTDWRESAVWSLTDGAGGTDSDGKKTVYFRVQDRAGNVGGPVNSSIFLDRRPPEQLGLMINDGAEFTNESIVSLTVMGQDRDPSSGISEMSIANSESFLGFWEPFTARKSNWSLVNGTGGTDTDGLKAVHLQVRDRAGNIGGPLNDTIFLDRVEPGRLSVVINNGAAYTTSRSVTLTLEADDPEPASGVYAMQLSDDGTGWSEWEEFTETKVHTLPAGDGLKTIYFRVRDRAGNIAGPATDTIVLDTIPPLISNVQVVGITDTSATVIWETSEEADSGVEWGLTGSYGSSLKDEVFATAHSLTLKGLSPSTTYHFRVSSRDRAGNPASYSGDYIFITAAGLDTIAPFITRVSVSGVTDRLAVISWVTNEPADSTVHYGLTTSYGLSVSESNFVLKHSIVLRELSPSTVYHFRVESRDPSGNGPARSGDYTFRTLSAPDTAPPIISSVRVSVITDRMAVVSWETDEPADSLVEYGTTAAYGLSVRDGRLVRLHEIRLSGLLPATTYHFRVMSRDATGNGPSSSEDMSFTTAEVPDTTPPVISGISIESVADVSAVVVWETDEPSDSFVEFGPAGSYGMTTADGALVLRHSLLLLGLRPDTIYHVRVRSSDASGNVATGPEISFRTRRMPAAPDITPPVISRVQVAGVSMDRVVVTWYTDELADSEVEFGNSTIHGLRASDPSHTFFHSLVLRGLSPSTQYYFRVLSTDIWGNGPSISPEFIFVTGAVPDTTPPVITDIVVVDITDTTAIIRWTTDEPSDSLVEFGPDIHYGRSQSSGVLVFNHSVQLVGLLPGTTYHFRVLSRDATGNWAPPSGDMTFRTLKGGPGPEPPGRDVVTVVGGAPWLVWVALALLLAGGAYIVIHNYIRNKDADGSLTMKKPGG
- a CDS encoding 30S ribosomal protein S7, producing the protein MPERKFNLPLLFGRYSFDGVVVRDPALKKYINISPIAVPHTSARHANRPFSKAKVNIVERLINGMMRTEHATGEKARTTRMVKEAFRIIEERTKQNPIQVLVDAVVNGSPREEVTRLKYGGISVPKAVDTSSYRRVNIALKHICQGAINSKRGKNRRIEHALAEELIMAARGDVNSYAIAKKGEIERVAASAR